The Harpia harpyja isolate bHarHar1 chromosome 13, bHarHar1 primary haplotype, whole genome shotgun sequence genome contains a region encoding:
- the LOC128150554 gene encoding cytochrome c oxidase assembly protein COX20, mitochondrial — MADEGDSEPRKSFKLLGFLDVKSVPCARESVLYGSLGSLVVGLGHFLATSRVRRSCDFAVGGFICTMLGYWFYCRYNLAQHRIRQRMLKEGMRNKILFEGSSLDPERKQTGNERSDS, encoded by the exons ATGGCGGACGAGGGCGACTCTGAGCCGAGGAAG tccTTCAAACTCCTAGGATTTCTTGATGTTAAAAGTGTCCCATGTGCACGAGAATCAGTGCTCTATGGCTCCCTGGGATCTTTAGTTGTGGGTCTTGGACATTTTTTAGCAACTA gtagAGTTAGAAGATCTTGTGACTTTGCAGTTGGTGGCTTTATTTGCACGATGTTGGGATACTG GTTTTACTGCAGGTACAATTTGGCCCAACACAGGATCCGGCAAAGAATGCTTAAAGAAGGAAtgagaaacaaaattttatttgaagGCAGTTCTCTTgatccagaaagaaaacaaactggcAATGAAAGAAGCGATTCATAG